The region taagcgtctgccttcggctcaggtcatgatcccggggtcctgggatcgagtcccgcatcgggctccctgctccttgggagcctgcttctccctctacttctctctctctctctccccttctctctccctctgtctctcatgaataaataaataaaatctttaaaaaaaaaaaaaaagagttggacgtttaactgactgagccacccaggcgcccctcagagtATATTTTTTGACAAGGATTTAATTCCTCAATTCTGCACACAAAAGAAGacctatttcttttaattctatcAACCCCCGTGCTAGACAGTGAGCTCAGGAAGGCGGAGACCTGTGTCCATAGGAGCCCCTGGCCCAGGCAGTGTTCTGTGGAGAAGTGCCCAGGGGGCCAGGGGCAGCGCCCACATGTGGGCTGGACCCATTCTGGTCTCCTCCCACCCACAGTCCTGGCTGGGTTTCAGGCCCAGGCGTCAACAAAGCTGCCTTCTGTCCTTGAGAGCAGCCCAGCTGGGCCCCACTGGGCGGGCCACCGGGGTAGGGAGCAGCTGTGTCTGTCTGTGGTCGGCACTCGGGGGTGCCGGGAGGCGAGCTGGGCCAGGGCCCGAGCAGATCACTTGTGCTTCTGAAGCTGCAAGGTTCCGAGGACCAGCTGCCTGAGCCATCTGCCATTCTGTTTCTCCCGAGGAAGCAGGTCCTCCCCTGGGCGTGCCCTTCTGTCCCCAAACTGAGCTGAGCCTTGGGCCTGGCAGCCCAAGCCTGTCGCCCCAGGGTGGCTGCAGGGGTCCCAGCACAGAAAGCGACCAGAGCCAGGAGCTAGAGCGGGGCCCCTGGCCgctcctggggcagggctggtgcCGGAGGCCAGTGAGGGAAGACCGCAGCCGGGATGGAGAAGGAACCTCAGCCCTAGGATCAGCAGGACCCGGTGACTGCTGGGGACAGGAGGAGGGCAGATTTACGGCTCTGGCAAAGAGTATAAGAAAAACACAGGGCAAGCCACATACACCAGGTACCTCCCCTGaccaagcaggcttcctgtccgCCTGGTCTGGGCCTCAGCTGGACCCTGTGGGCGGCAGTTCCACCGAGGGCCAGGGGCCACCCGTGGCAATGCCAAGTGCCCTAGGTTCTCAAGGCTTCAAATCCCTTCATTTCtcgagcctcagcttcctcatgaaAAGGGCTACTGACCCACGTGCAGGAGGTTAGGATGAACCTTGGTGCCGGGCACTTCAGAGGTCCTCCTTGCCCacccaggaaggaaagagaaagatgacTGAGGAAGGAGGTCTTCTAGAGTGAGTGGAACTAGAACCTGGGCCAAAGGTGCTGATTGGCACCCAGAGAATTCCAGAGGGGAGGCTCTGGGAGCTGCTCAGGAGAGACCAGGGCTGGCTGCGAGAGCAAGAGCCGCTGCGCCCATCTGGCCAAGCAAGTGAGGCCGGTCAGTTTTCACAAGACGAGCGGGGCCTGGCGAGCAGCCACGAGGACTCCAGTGACTTTGGGTTCCCTGgatctgttcatttttgttttgtgaatcTCTTCAAACAGTTTGCTCAGATAACATGCGTCCTACAAGGAGTCAGAATGGAGTTTCCCGCGTCAAGTCCTAGAGCTGGGAGGTGAGGGGTCCCAGAGGTCAGCCGGCATGGAGTTGGCGGAGCCAAGTTCAGCAGCGGTCCTGGGTTCTAGGCCAGAGTTGGGGGTGTGGGGACCCAGGGAGTCAAGCTCTGGCtctttctgttttacagatgaggaaagggtcagagaggccaagtgaccCACCAAGTTTATACCCCAGGAAACAAGAGCTCCGGTGAGTCCCAGCTCCTGGCCGTAGCTTTCCACCACTGCAGGACACAGCTCAAGAAACGAaggggttggggtgcctgggtggctcagttcttaagcgtctgccttcggctcaggtcatgatcccagggtcctgggatcgagccccgcattgggctccctgctcagcgggaagcctgcttctccctctcccactccccctgcttgtgttccctctctcgctgtgtctctctctctgtcaaataaataatctaaaaaaaaaaagaaagaaagaaacgaagGGATTCAGAGGCGGCAGCATCTTAGGGGGTGAGGTCTTGGAGAGAGAATCTATGAGAAGTCCTGAGCCTGGCTTCTGGTACTTGGTAAGCAGAGAATAACAACTTGTACTTTTAGTATCACTGGAGCTGGGAGGGCCCAGCGAGACGTTCAAACCCTCCATCTGCTCAACACAGTGAGGGGCCGCTTCTAAAAGCCCCGCCTTTGCTTGAACGTTACCAGTGAGGAGGAGCTCAGCCTCACCCCGGAGGCCACTCACTTCATCATCAGTCCACTGGAATTACTAGAAAGCTCTTCCTTCCCTGAGCTGAAGCTAGCTCTGCGCGGGCTCTGCCTCTGGTCCTGCTCCTGGCCGGGAACATCAGTCATTTGAAGGTACCGCACACCCAGGCCCTCAGGCCTTGCGGACCTCTCCCCACTCAGGCCCCTCCAGCTGGCTCCCTGCCGGCCCGAAACAGCCCAAACAGCCCGAACCCTCCACGGCGGGGTGAGGGCCCCAGCTGGGCTCGGTGTTGGCCCTGCCTGCTGACGTTCCCCTGTGCGTTTTGGCAGCTCAGCTTGAGCACGCATCCATGAACACAAGACCCATCCTGCAACTACCTTTCCCCGTCAGGTTCCTGAAAAACTGCATGCCCATGAAGGAAGCCTTGGGGAAATGGAACCTTCTACATGTCTTGATAATTACTCCATGGAAATTCTACCCTAAtgcagttgtttttatttttttattttttattttttattttttttaaagattttatttatttattggacagagagagacagcgagagcaggaacacaagcagggggagtgggagagggagaagcaggcttcctgctgagcagggagcccgatgtgggactcgatcccaggaccctgggatcatgacccgagccgaaggcagacgcttaacgactgagccacccaggcgccctgtttttaaaaataataaaactgagggGGACGTTCATACCTTTTTGCTCTAATTCCACAAGTCAGAATTTCTAAAGAAATTGATATACGCAAAGACGGCTGGCTATAAGATGCTCatcacagaaattatttttttcccttaaaaatgtgtttttttttttttaaaggtaacacGTGAACgtgtttaaaaaaacagttcTTTAGAGTGTGAGACGTCAATCAGTGCCCTTCCACCCCTGGCAGCatcccttcttccccacccccttcctctccccaaagATTCCTGTGTTTCCACACATCCATCCAGAGATATCTGTGCTTATTTGAGCAGATACGTGTATATCAATACccccttttaaaaacacaaacagcaGACACACtgttctgcattttgttttttttgacaCATACCCATCCAAGATCTTCAGACCTTCCGCTATGAGTACATCATAGGCCTCCCAGTAGCCCATCCTATGTAGAGCTATAATTAACCAGCTACATCAGTAGGACAGTGGGATTGTTTCCATCTTCTGCAGTACAGTGTTGCAACATACCTTATATTCCTTAGCTCCCACCCCACATTCAAGGATACTTGCAAGGAAAACTCCTGGAAATGAAGTACTAGATCAAAAGAAGTGTTTTTAATGGTCCCAAATTAGAAACATCCTAAATATTCAATAATGACAGATTAATAGTTGGATACATATATCAATATATGGACAAATGTATATCCCTAGGATAAAACACTGCACACCTACTAAAATTcgtgttgtaaaaaaaaatatctagtaACATGCAGTAATCCAAAATTGATGGAAAAATGTGTACAGAATCTAAACCTATAAGAATTACAAATGGATATGAACTCAAAGGTTAAGGATTAGAAAGAACTACCAGTTTGGATGGGGTTAAAGGAATTAATTTGTTGtaatttccagtttttctacGGCGAGtttatattacttttgtaataagaCAAAGAAAGCCCTCAGTTGTCCAGGGCCAGAGCtaaggtgggggcagggtggacCCGTAGAGCTCAGTCACTCGGCGAGATCCCCAGGAGGCCATCTACTGGGAGCCGCAGCTGGTCCTCACCACCAATGCCTCCACGGAGGACACCGGGCAGAGCCAGCTCTGGCAGTTGGCCTGCATGCACCCTGCCTTTCGCTGGCCCACCTGGTGGAAGTTAAAGCAGATTTTAACTCAGTTGAAGGCAGGGCTTTCTGGTAAGGCTGCCcgagaggggtagaggggaaggggctgtgaGCAAGGTAGTGAGCTCCCTGTCAGTAGAGGTGCTCTGCTCATTCACTCTGAGGCTGGTCAGGGAACAGCGAAGGCGACACCTCGCAGTGACCGGGGACCAAAGGGGATGACCTCCGAGGCCGCCTACAGCTCTCCAAGTGGTGTGGGATGGAGGCTCCAGgtgccttctccctccccaccaagcTGGTCCTCATGGTTCACggcctctgtttcctcctacCACGGGGTCTCGACTCGACGCGCTCCCCTGCCCGAAGCCCCATACCTGTAAGACGTGGTCACCGCAGCCGAGTCCGCGTCGCCAATGGGGAGCACGTAGACACCCCGGCCGGGGGCCGCGGGGGGCTTGTTCCTGCGGCCGCCCGCACCCGACCCGCGCCCCTGCGGAGCATCTCTGGGCCCCGCGGGCGCCGTCCACACGCCGAAGTCCCGCTGGTACTGAGTGAGCGGCACGTCCCGGCCGGGGTCCCGGGCGCCTGCAGGGGACGGGCCCCTGCGGCAAGCGGCGCCCCCTGGGCCGGGCTCCTCGCTCTCGAGGTCCGAGTAGCTGTGCAGGGTCAGCGGCACTGCCACGTCGGAGCGGTCCAGCTGGTTCCAGCGCCGCGCCAGGCAGCAGAGTCGGCTGATGCAGGGCCACGCCATGCCGGCCCCCGGTGCCCGCCGCTCGGCTCCCGGCGCTCCGGGCCGCACCGCCCCCGCCCGGCGTCCCCGCCCCCGCGGCCCTCCCCGCGCCGCCGCAGCACCGCCCCCTGGCCTGGGGGAGGCCgtccggggagggggagggctcgGTGCCGGGCCGGCTGGGCCTGGGCTAGCgcgcgcgggcgggcgggcgcagAGGccgggaggtgggtgagggagggcaggggcgCCCGGAAACGCCTGCAGACAGTCCCTAGTGTCCAGCTTGAAGGTTTCATAATTTAATCCAAAGTTCCTTTAATGTTGTTTTCTAAATCGGACCTGGTTTCGCCGAGGGCGAGAACCGGCTGGCAACGATGCGGTCGCTGATGGCCCCGGGCCGGCGTGGGCGCAGGCCAACGCTGCCAGGGTGCTGGGGCTCGCAGAGCGGCCGGGGCTGCCGCATTTGAGCTTAGGCTGCGCCGCGCCCGGAGCGGAGGTGCTGCGATGCGGGGGATCTCTGGGCAGACCCGGGGCCATGCTTCCAGAGGACACGTGTTTTAATCAGCCAGTGAGTCACTATTTGCCTTTACGATGCTGAATTTGTAACCACCAATCCAGTTTTCATTGAGAACTGGCATTAGCCCTCAACTGACCTTTCCCTGGGTTCTAAAAATCCCTCATTTTAAAGCATGGCAACAGAGGACTTGGCGTTATAAAGCTGCCGACAAATCTTTGGCCATTGCGTTACAAAAATTCCCTTCCCTCCTGtgcatgcattcttttttttattgcaaagCTTGGGTAATCCTCCAGGCTAAAGGTCAGTCTGTTTAACGCATGACAGGGCATCAGAAACAACTCCCTGGCCACACTCAAAAGACCCTGAGTATTTGACACATGCCCTCAATGTGCACTGCAGACCAAGGACTAATTAATCACACTACTGAAACAGCATTAATTACCCAGAGCTCCATCTCCAGCATATACTTGGACGGTCTCCAGTCTGTATCTTAGAGGAGAAAACTGCAGTGCAGCCCTGGCCAGTCAGGGTACAGACTCCTCTCCCACACCATACCCTCTCAGCTTCCAGTCATAGCAAAGTGACAGACAGCTGCCCTGGCCAGGCCATGGgcaggaggcagcaggagagaggCACACTGAGAAGACACGGGGAGGTTACACACCTGCTCTCCCTGGGCCCGGCAAACTTTGTGACCTCTGTGCTCCAGGGCCCTGGGTTAGCCACTTGGGACATTTGCTGACTACAATACTCCATcctgcaggaaaaagaaaaaggtagctctttttatttcttcattaagcACCAAAGAGCACTTACTGTGCGCCTGGAATAATGCTGGGGAACTCCAGGAGGTTCAGTGTAGTAGGCGCAACAGAACTGGATAAAGCAAGTgaaatggggcgggggggcacctgTAACAAGGGAGAGTAGTTGGGTCAGGGTGGAAATGCAGGGTAGGGGGTTGGGAGGTTCAGCCAAAGGCATCAGAGGCTGGATCATGGAGAGCCTTGGGAGCCACactaaatttaaaagtttttcatgGAGGCCAACAGGGAATGACTGAAGTGTTTTCAGCACTCTGTGGCCATATGAAGACACACAAGGAAATTTTAGAGACCAGCTGGAGAATAGTCTCAACAGTCCAGGTCAGAGACAAGGGGCTGAACTAAGGCGCAGGCGCTGGGAATGGAAGGGGCACTGGattctagaaatgaaagaaagaaatctagaaTGGCTCCCAAGTTTCTGGCTTCCAACTGGTGAGATTGCTCCTTAAGCTAGGATAGTTGAGGTGCCTATGCAGTGGGGTCCCAGCACCTGAAGCCATACCTGGCATGCAGTAGATGCATGTACTGAGGACAGAGACAATCCATGGGTCCAGAGCTCAGAAGAAATCCTCATGAAGATAACTGAAGCCAAGGGAGGTAGAGAGAAGACCGCTGCATTCCTGGGGGCACCACACTTAACAGGCCGATAGAGACGACACAGGCTGAGAGGCACACGAGCCGAGCAGACCATGGCCTTGGGGGGCTCAAGTGTCAGCAGAGAAGCCACGGTGAGAAAACACCCTAGTGGGCAGAGTAGGGACAACTGCCATAGCTATAGAAGGTAAGGCTCATGCTTCCGGGTTTGGGCTCTGAACCTTCACAAGGCCTCTCACGGGGAGAATGGCACCTGCCTGTTCAAAGGTGCCAGCACTGAGAGATGCTATGGACAGAGAAGTTATTTAGGGACTTGACCTTCTAAATGCtccctcctggggcgcctgggtggctcagtcgttaagcgtctgccttcggctcaggtcatgatcccagggtcccaggattgagccccacatcaggctccctgctcggcgggaagcctgcttctccctctcccactccccctgcctgtgctccctctctccctgtgtctctgtcaaataaaaaaataaaatctttaaaaataaataaataaatgctcccTCCCTAGCCatcacaaagcaggaaaacatgTCCTGGCCTGCATTTCCAGTCTGCCCACAGCAAGACATAAATTTCATTTTGGACTCCATACGGAATGTCTACGTGATCTCAGCCTCCCATCCCATGTTTGAGAAATGCTTCTTGCCTCATCTGTGTATCATGGGGTTGTTAGCTTAATATATTCAGAAATGTCAAACCACAGCAGTGTGACCCTAAGCAGTTCCCACACACAACCACCCTGGTTCCTTACCAGCAAGATGAGGGCtaggttaaaaaacaacaaaacaaacaaaacacctctcTCCTGGAAGTGACATTAGTCTAGGATAGAATCCTCTCTGCCTGGTAAGAGTAAGTGGTATTTCACACTAGAGAAGATCTGGggaaaaagaatatgaagaacTGTCAAATCCTAGACAATTCCTACGTCCGGGGACGTGCTGCCATTCAGCTCAGCATTGTGAGGTAGGCACAACTCACTCCTTTCCATGAAGCCCAACCCCCTCCAAGACAGATGGCTGCATTCCTCTCCAGGTGCAAGAACCAGTATTACCTCTTGAGGACACCAGACACTGAAACTCTCCTATAAATCATCTCAACAAATACTATTAAGTTCTCAACATGCAtttcttggaaataattttcaatcATGAGGGCAAACAAGAATTCTACAGGGAAGCTGTTCTGATGACCACTGATAGTTCAGCATGATGCTTCAATTCAAAGAATGTACATTTTCAAATGTAAGATGCAATTAGGCTCAGATTCAAGTCTGAATTTATCCAAGGTATTTCCTTCTAACCCTTAAATTAGCTACAAGCTACAATTTTAATCTAGAAAACAAAGCCTAAAAATAGCTTTTTGTATATGCCACTCACTGCCAGAAGACATTACCTTTCTtgggaaaatttagaaaatactacAGCTGTTATTTTCAGTTCACGCCAgacagaagacttttttttttttttttttttttttacccgcCAACCAACCAAAGAAAGGGGTAGGTGGGTAAGTAGAGATGCAAGAAGGCCAAAGTACAAAAACAAGCATTTCTGAGTCTCAGGTCTTTCCCTGTGCACTCCCGCCAAGTTCACAGCTCCAACTACATCAAATATAACAACTAACAGCAAGATTCCAGGGCAGCATTAGTGCTCTTCAAAAGGGACACACACCCTCTGTATACAAACTAGAGATAGAAACTTTTATTTCACAACTTTGTCATAATTCACTTTCTAATAAGACATGTACTGGGGACAGAGTTTAAAATACTGGGAAAGCTAGATGCCGGGTGTCTTCCAGACAGGAGCAAAGATGTGGTCACTCCAGGGCCGACATGTTCCTGGGGTTCTCCGGGCAGCATGGGCCACACGCACCAGTCTCATCCAATCCCAGTTTTACTTAGAGCCGCCTCCTTTTTTGGGGCTGTTAGTCCTCATTTCATGCCAAATTTTCACTAGAGGCTCCCTGTTCTTCCAAATGAGTTCATGACCATAAGTAATATACcatctggagaaaagaaaaacaaaccaggtTCAACATTCAAACAGTATAACATACAAATGTTAAGTACCATGATGATATCaagttgacatttaaaaaattgaatgccATGATCATTTACTATCTTGCTTATTAAATGGCTAATTTATTTGATGTAGATCAATGATCCACCTTTAATATGGAGTATGTGAAAGGCCGAAGTGGGACAGACTATGTACAACACACACTACTGTTGATTCACCACTGCAATTAAGCATCAACTCCCTCCCCATTAAGACATGAGGAAACCAAGTCTCAGAGAAAATTTGCTCAGGGACTAACAGCTTCTAAGTGGTCGGTCAATGACTCACCTGAAGGTCAGACAGATTCTAAGCCTGGTCTCTCTTTACTACATTAAATGTAAGAAATGTCAGTATTCGAGGTCACTGATGATGGCTTcaataggttttgttttttttttttaaagattttatttgagagagcatgagagagcacaagtaggggaggggcagaggaagaagcaggctccccactgagcacgcggggctccatcccaggactgtgggatcaggacctgagccgaaggcagacgtttaacccgactgagccacccaggtgccttaatGCGTTTCAATAGTTTAAATGCTTCTCCTCATCTTCCACCTGCTACACAAAGGGTCATATGCTGATCTAAATTTTgcccatctttttaaaataaaatgtagttccAATCCCCATTCTGCTGTTTAAAACTGCCTAAAAGCAGCCTGAAGCAATGAGCTGAGGAAGCTGCAGCACCAAGAGGTTTAGTAATTTACCCTGCCCAGAGCTGCACAACTAGGGATCACCAGAAAGGACACTAGAACCAAAATCTGACTCCGAAAGCTGTGCCCTCACCACCACTGCAGCATCTACTGAGCATCTAAGTTGAAGAACACACAGCTGAGTGACCAATGAGCAGGGCCTGCCTTTAGAAGCCCATAGGCCTAGGTACTACAAGACCAGAAGCTCTACCTGAGGGAGGCATAGTCTTAGCAGAACTCAGGGGCACCTCTACCACCTCCTCTCCTGGGCTGGGGGAAAgctgggagggcttcctggaggaggtggggttgATTTGGAATGGCTATTACTGAAAGCTGCTATGACTGAAACCTTTATTTTTGCCCTGGTTTGCCCAGATTTCATGTTCCCTGAGGCAGAGACCAGACTGTGTTAATCTTTGCATCTCCCCAGACACCTAACTGAAAAAATGCTCTATTTAAATGGCTTagattttgggtgcctgggtggctcagttgggttaagcggctgcctttggttcggtcatgatctcaaggcctgg is a window of Zalophus californianus isolate mZalCal1 chromosome 1, mZalCal1.pri.v2, whole genome shotgun sequence DNA encoding:
- the MAP6D1 gene encoding MAP6 domain-containing protein 1 isoform X1 — its product is MAWPCISRLCCLARRWNQLDRSDVAVPLTLHSYSDLESEEPGPGGAACRRGPSPAGARDPGRDVPLTQYQRDFGVWTAPAGPRDAPQGRGSGAGGRRNKPPAAPGRGVYVLPIGDADSAAVTTSYRQEFQAWTGVKPPRSTKARPTTVLTTHSSGWDSSPGGSFQAPEGRKKFTPNPSAIFQASAPRILNV
- the MAP6D1 gene encoding MAP6 domain-containing protein 1 isoform X2, whose product is MAWPCISRLCCLARRWNQLDRSDVAVPLTLHSYSDLESEEPGPGGAACRRGPSPAGARDPGRDVPLTQYQRDFGVWTAPAGPRDAPQGRGSGAGGRRNKPPAAPGRGVYVLPIGDADSAAVTTSYRWASERQGACRPTARAGSARCPPWRHWW